A DNA window from Rhizobium jaguaris contains the following coding sequences:
- a CDS encoding IS91 family transposase — MIRPKLEIADIFRAYGPAWRRANAGHVSLTQLKVMAAIEACRTEALGGHVAACAKCGHHHIAYNSCKNRHCPKCQGPAARDWMAARAEDLLPVEYFHVVFTIPAEIAQIAYWNKKTVYDLLFRASAETLTTIAADPRHLGANIGMTSVLHTWGSALTHHPHVHIVVPGGGLSPDGTRWIGCRPGFLLPIKVLSRLFRRLFLEGLMALSQSGVLCFFGDLARLAEADAFAAWLAPFRKSDWVVYTKPPFGGPEAVLAYLSRYTHRVAISNSRLISANAEAVTFRWKDYRIKTGDRHKVMRLATDEFIRRFLIHVLPDGFHRIRHYGLLAGAGRKANVAKIRKLLGTEAPSQDDTPSAESIPLTLRQPCPDCGGPMRIVEIFRRGQRPKSRAPPRKDAA; from the coding sequence GTGATCCGGCCAAAACTGGAGATCGCCGACATCTTCCGTGCCTATGGCCCGGCGTGGCGGCGGGCCAATGCCGGGCATGTTAGCCTGACCCAGCTCAAGGTCATGGCGGCGATCGAGGCCTGCCGAACCGAGGCGCTCGGCGGGCATGTGGCAGCCTGTGCCAAATGCGGCCACCATCACATCGCCTACAATTCCTGCAAGAATCGGCACTGCCCGAAGTGCCAGGGACCCGCGGCGCGGGACTGGATGGCCGCCCGTGCCGAAGACCTGCTGCCGGTCGAGTATTTCCATGTTGTCTTCACCATCCCCGCCGAGATCGCGCAGATCGCCTATTGGAATAAGAAGACGGTCTATGATCTTCTATTCCGGGCATCGGCGGAGACGTTGACCACCATCGCCGCCGATCCCCGGCACCTTGGCGCAAACATCGGCATGACCAGCGTGCTGCACACCTGGGGGTCGGCGCTGACCCATCACCCGCATGTGCACATCGTCGTGCCCGGCGGTGGACTGTCGCCGGATGGCACGCGCTGGATTGGCTGTCGCCCGGGGTTCCTTCTGCCCATAAAGGTTCTGTCTCGTCTGTTTCGGCGGCTGTTTCTCGAAGGACTGATGGCACTCAGTCAATCCGGGGTGCTCTGCTTCTTCGGCGATCTAGCCCGGCTTGCAGAGGCGGATGCCTTCGCTGCCTGGCTTGCCCCCTTCCGCAAATCCGACTGGGTCGTCTACACCAAGCCCCCATTCGGCGGCCCCGAGGCCGTGCTGGCCTATCTCAGCCGCTACACGCACCGCGTGGCGATCTCGAACAGCCGCCTGATCAGCGCGAATGCCGAGGCGGTCACCTTCCGCTGGAAGGACTACCGCATCAAGACCGGTGACCGTCACAAGGTCATGCGGCTGGCCACCGACGAGTTCATCCGCCGCTTCCTAATCCACGTGCTGCCCGACGGATTCCACCGCATCCGCCACTACGGCCTGCTGGCCGGAGCAGGCCGCAAGGCCAATGTCGCAAAGATAAGGAAACTGCTCGGGACGGAAGCGCCATCACAGGACGACACGCCAAGCGCCGAGAGCATCCCGCTCACCCTGAGGCAGCCATGCCCAGATTGCGGCGGCCCGATGCGCATCGTCGAGATATTCCGCCGTGGCCAGCGACCCAAATCCCGTGCGCCACCCCGAAAGGACGCCGCATGA
- a CDS encoding tyrosine-type recombinase/integrase, which yields MTEEKTTPLRERMIEDMRIRGMGDKVRQAHIRAIKDFAGFLKRSPDTATPDDLRAYQLHMTNAGVTPPTFNARIVALRFFFGITCDREEMKRHMQFRRQPQKLPVVLSVEEVSDLLVAAQGPGLKYRAALSISYGAGLRASEVCNLKISDIDSDRMLIHVEQGKGQKDRKVMLSPLLLELLRDYWRESRPQGWLFPGKPKINPISPRQLNRAFTAAKKLAGIAKPATLHTLRHSFATHLLEANTDVRVIQVLLGHAKLTTTARYMHVATKTIRDTISPFETLKKLQDQTLRRELE from the coding sequence ATGACGGAGGAGAAGACGACCCCGCTGCGCGAACGGATGATCGAAGACATGCGCATCCGCGGGATGGGCGACAAAGTCCGGCAAGCCCATATTCGGGCGATCAAGGATTTCGCCGGGTTTCTGAAGCGATCTCCGGATACCGCGACACCCGACGACCTGCGCGCCTACCAATTGCACATGACCAATGCGGGCGTCACGCCGCCGACCTTCAACGCCCGCATCGTCGCGCTGAGGTTCTTTTTCGGCATCACCTGCGACCGCGAAGAGATGAAGCGGCATATGCAGTTCCGTCGGCAACCGCAGAAGTTGCCCGTTGTCTTGAGCGTTGAGGAGGTTTCCGACCTGCTTGTGGCGGCCCAGGGGCCGGGCCTGAAGTATCGAGCGGCGCTCAGCATCTCCTATGGCGCCGGACTGCGGGCCTCCGAAGTCTGCAACCTCAAGATCAGCGACATCGACAGCGATCGGATGCTGATCCATGTCGAACAGGGCAAGGGACAGAAGGACCGCAAGGTGATGCTGTCGCCCCTGCTGCTGGAACTCTTGCGCGACTATTGGCGCGAGTCACGGCCGCAGGGCTGGCTTTTTCCTGGCAAACCGAAGATCAACCCGATCTCGCCGCGGCAGCTCAACCGCGCCTTCACCGCCGCCAAAAAACTGGCCGGGATCGCCAAGCCAGCGACGCTGCACACCCTGCGGCACAGTTTTGCCACCCACCTGCTGGAAGCGAACACGGATGTGCGGGTGATCCAGGTCCTTCTGGGACACGCCAAGCTGACGACCACCGCCCGTTATATGCATGTCGCCACGAAGACGATCCGCGACACGATCAGCCCGTTCGAGACCCTGAAGAAGCTGCAGGACCAAACGCTCCGACGCGAACTGGAGTAG
- a CDS encoding low affinity iron permease family protein: MARLTHIFTRFAVVVSEWTGKPTIFVLALLSVVVWGGTGPIFNYSDTWQLVINTSTTIVTFLMVFLLQNAQTRDTRAIQAKLNELILTSAAENRFVGIENLDEEDLKHLDRLVEKAAKRHQNRLEDEVNEVAADNPPVNGKSAAKKKRRRVRRTASSRNRSKTAGSSQTRA; the protein is encoded by the coding sequence ATGGCAAGGCTCACGCATATCTTCACCCGTTTCGCAGTCGTGGTTTCGGAGTGGACCGGCAAGCCGACCATCTTCGTCCTTGCCCTGTTGTCCGTCGTCGTCTGGGGCGGCACCGGACCGATCTTCAACTATTCGGACACATGGCAACTCGTTATCAATACCAGCACAACGATCGTCACCTTCCTTATGGTTTTCCTGCTCCAGAACGCGCAGACGCGCGACACGCGGGCTATTCAGGCGAAGCTCAACGAGCTGATCCTGACCAGTGCGGCCGAGAACCGCTTCGTCGGTATAGAAAACCTCGATGAAGAGGATCTCAAGCACCTGGACCGGCTTGTCGAGAAGGCGGCAAAGCGCCATCAAAATCGGCTTGAGGACGAAGTGAATGAAGTCGCCGCGGATAATCCTCCAGTCAATGGCAAGTCCGCGGCTAAAAAGAAAAGGCGGCGCGTCCGCCGCACCGCCTCCAGTCGCAATCGATCTAAGACGGCTGGCTCTAGCCAAACACGCGCTTGA
- a CDS encoding flavin reductase codes for MLDKQRMDPAHYREAMSRYAGHVQLVTTVLGNERRGVTITAACSVSDDPATILICLNNSNARNAIFFNSGIFALNALGAHHQALADAFSGKTNLTNEERFATGTFDTLVTGAPVLTDALAAFDCRVTEIKRASTHNIIFGEVVAVHFSETKQALLYMNRDYHTL; via the coding sequence GTGCTAGACAAGCAGCGTATGGATCCGGCGCACTATCGCGAGGCCATGAGCCGCTATGCGGGGCATGTCCAGCTAGTGACCACGGTGCTCGGCAACGAACGGCGCGGCGTGACCATCACGGCGGCTTGTTCGGTCTCGGATGACCCCGCTACGATCCTGATCTGCCTCAACAACAGCAATGCGAGGAATGCAATCTTCTTCAACAGCGGCATCTTCGCGCTGAACGCGCTTGGTGCCCACCACCAAGCGCTCGCCGACGCCTTTTCCGGCAAAACGAATTTGACCAATGAGGAGCGCTTCGCCACCGGCACATTCGATACGCTGGTGACCGGCGCGCCTGTGCTCACCGATGCGCTGGCCGCATTCGATTGCCGCGTCACCGAGATCAAACGGGCCTCGACGCATAACATCATCTTCGGCGAAGTCGTGGCGGTGCATTTCAGTGAAACAAAGCAGGCGCTGCTCTATATGAACCGGGACTATCACACGCTATAA
- the rpe gene encoding ribulose-phosphate 3-epimerase, with amino-acid sequence MTLPIRIAPSILAADFAKLGQEVRDVTDAGADWIHLDVMDGHFVPNISFGPDVIKSLRSYTDATFDCHLMISPADPYLEAFAKAGCDRITIHAESGPHLHRSLQTIRHLGKKVGVTLNPATPLSVLENVLDDIDLILIMSVNPGFGGQKFIPAMADKIRNARLLIGDRPIELEVDGGVTVDTAPIVTAAGANVLVAGSAIFKGESVEAYRQTISDLRAAAERGRVGSN; translated from the coding sequence ATGACCTTGCCGATTCGCATTGCTCCCTCCATCCTCGCGGCCGATTTCGCCAAGCTTGGGCAGGAAGTACGGGATGTGACCGACGCCGGAGCTGACTGGATTCATCTCGACGTCATGGACGGACATTTCGTGCCGAATATTTCCTTCGGCCCCGATGTCATCAAGTCGTTGCGCTCCTATACCGATGCGACCTTCGACTGCCACCTGATGATCTCGCCCGCCGATCCCTATCTTGAAGCGTTCGCCAAGGCCGGCTGCGATCGGATCACCATCCATGCCGAATCCGGCCCGCATCTGCATCGCTCGCTGCAGACCATCCGCCATCTCGGCAAGAAAGTCGGCGTAACTCTCAATCCGGCAACGCCGCTTTCCGTTCTGGAAAATGTGCTGGATGATATCGATCTGATCCTCATCATGTCGGTCAATCCTGGCTTCGGCGGCCAGAAATTCATTCCCGCCATGGCCGACAAGATCCGGAATGCGCGGTTGCTGATCGGCGACCGCCCGATCGAACTCGAGGTCGATGGCGGCGTCACCGTCGATACGGCGCCGATCGTCACAGCCGCCGGCGCCAATGTCCTCGTCGCCGGCTCGGCGATCTTCAAGGGCGAATCCGTCGAAGCCTACCGGCAGACGATTTCCGATCTGCGCGCCGCGGCAGAACGAGGCCGCGTTGGATCAAATTAA
- a CDS encoding branched-chain amino acid ABC transporter substrate-binding protein, whose translation MNVLRRTSLLISLLLAAGSSHAAGVNIGIVAPQDGNFAALGAQITTGANFQLQAQRDSATVVDEPCTEDGGHAVAEALISAKAQVAIGFLCSETLAGALPRLKDAGIPVITVSVRSHIAMEDALKNGWPFFRLAPVDNAEAAMVVDAILKHWAAEPMALIEDGTIHGRELVEAVRNALEEKGLKPVFTDTYRPGQEQQIALVRRLKKAGATHVFIGGDRSDVAVIARDARSENIPLTLMGGDAMRAANQPVPLTDGVLAVALPDYASLPTAQATAQAMRTNGTEPDGYILPAAAAALIASQAAESAKAANKPIADKLIGTAFQTPIGPITFDHNHELTENPFRLLEWRGNAFVPLTSASN comes from the coding sequence ATGAACGTTCTACGTCGCACATCGCTCCTGATTTCGCTGCTTCTGGCAGCCGGCAGCAGCCATGCCGCAGGCGTCAATATTGGCATCGTCGCGCCCCAGGATGGAAATTTTGCAGCGCTCGGCGCACAAATTACCACAGGCGCCAATTTCCAGTTGCAGGCGCAGAGGGACTCCGCCACCGTCGTAGACGAACCCTGCACGGAGGATGGTGGCCACGCGGTGGCCGAGGCGCTGATCAGTGCCAAGGCGCAGGTCGCCATCGGCTTTCTCTGCAGCGAGACCTTGGCAGGCGCGCTGCCGCGGCTGAAGGATGCGGGCATTCCCGTCATCACCGTTTCCGTCCGTTCCCATATCGCGATGGAGGATGCGCTGAAGAACGGTTGGCCGTTTTTCCGTCTCGCTCCGGTTGACAACGCCGAGGCAGCCATGGTGGTCGACGCCATTCTGAAGCATTGGGCCGCTGAACCGATGGCTCTCATCGAAGACGGGACGATCCATGGTCGCGAACTGGTAGAAGCGGTGCGTAATGCTCTGGAAGAGAAAGGTTTGAAACCGGTCTTTACCGACACCTATCGCCCCGGCCAGGAACAGCAGATCGCCCTTGTCCGCCGGTTGAAGAAGGCCGGCGCCACCCACGTATTCATCGGCGGCGACCGCAGCGACGTTGCGGTCATCGCCCGTGATGCTCGCAGCGAGAACATCCCGTTGACGCTGATGGGCGGTGACGCGATGCGCGCCGCCAACCAGCCGGTGCCCCTGACGGACGGCGTACTCGCTGTTGCTCTCCCCGATTACGCCAGCTTGCCCACTGCCCAGGCGACAGCCCAGGCGATGCGTACGAATGGTACCGAGCCTGACGGTTATATTCTGCCGGCCGCGGCTGCCGCGCTGATTGCCAGCCAGGCAGCGGAAAGCGCCAAAGCGGCGAACAAGCCGATTGCCGATAAACTGATCGGCACGGCTTTTCAAACGCCGATTGGCCCCATTACCTTCGATCATAACCATGAATTGACGGAGAATCCCTTCCGGCTGTTGGAATGGCGTGGCAATGCTTTTGTGCCGCTGACATCCGCGTCGAACTGA
- a CDS encoding DUF2189 domain-containing protein, whose protein sequence is MTAFHVMAGANNSFTRPAIRKIGVVDLVDALKLGLDDFGEKPSHYVFLCLMYPIAGIALVVWSSGENLLPLLFPLMSGFALLGPLAAIGLYEISRRREMGLDTSWRHAFDVRFSPALPSIIAVGLLLFGFFIVWLVVAQTIYTAYFGDSVPATLASFVTNVLSTPEGKGMILWGNLIGFVFALVVLATTVITFPLLLDRDIGAVAAIDASIRATLINPVPVAIWGLIVAALLVVGTIPIFAGLAVIMPILGHATWHLYRKLVAPPVGN, encoded by the coding sequence ATGACGGCATTTCATGTCATGGCTGGTGCGAACAACAGCTTTACGCGTCCGGCCATCCGCAAGATCGGCGTTGTCGATCTCGTCGACGCCCTGAAACTGGGGCTGGACGATTTCGGCGAAAAACCATCGCATTACGTATTCCTGTGTCTCATGTATCCAATCGCGGGCATAGCGCTGGTGGTCTGGAGTTCCGGTGAAAATCTGCTGCCGTTGCTCTTTCCGCTGATGTCCGGTTTCGCGCTGCTTGGACCATTGGCGGCGATCGGCCTCTATGAGATCAGCCGACGGCGGGAGATGGGGCTGGACACGTCTTGGCGCCATGCTTTCGACGTGCGCTTTTCGCCGGCGCTGCCGTCTATCATTGCGGTGGGCCTGTTGCTGTTTGGCTTCTTCATCGTCTGGCTGGTCGTGGCGCAGACCATCTACACCGCCTATTTCGGCGACAGCGTGCCGGCTACACTGGCATCCTTCGTGACGAACGTGCTGAGCACGCCCGAGGGCAAGGGGATGATCCTCTGGGGTAATCTCATCGGCTTCGTTTTTGCGCTCGTCGTGCTCGCAACAACGGTCATCACCTTCCCGCTGCTGCTCGATCGCGATATCGGCGCCGTAGCGGCGATCGATGCCAGCATCCGCGCAACGTTGATCAATCCGGTGCCAGTGGCGATTTGGGGTCTCATCGTGGCCGCGCTTCTTGTCGTCGGTACGATCCCCATCTTTGCGGGGCTCGCTGTGATCATGCCTATTCTCGGGCATGCTACATGGCATCTCTATCGCAAACTCGTGGCGCCGCCCGTTGGGAACTAA
- a CDS encoding RBBP9/YdeN family alpha/beta hydrolase, whose protein sequence is MKASDADILIIPGYTNSGPEHWQTRWEQKLSTARRVEQAEWSKPVRQDWVARIAAEVNASSRPAVLVAHSLGVPSVIHAIPHFRNKVAGAFFVAPPDVANPKIRPKHLMTFGPYPRDPLPFPSITIASRNDPFGSYEHADDIAGSWGSLLIDAGESGHINADSGHGPWPEGTMVFAKFLSHLKP, encoded by the coding sequence ATGAAAGCTTCCGACGCAGATATTCTCATCATTCCCGGATACACCAACTCAGGTCCGGAACACTGGCAGACACGCTGGGAACAGAAACTCTCGACGGCGCGACGAGTGGAGCAGGCCGAATGGTCGAAGCCCGTGCGCCAGGACTGGGTTGCCCGCATTGCCGCAGAAGTGAATGCGTCGAGCCGGCCGGCGGTGCTGGTGGCGCATTCGCTTGGCGTGCCCTCGGTGATCCACGCGATCCCGCATTTCCGCAACAAGGTCGCCGGTGCGTTCTTTGTCGCCCCGCCCGACGTCGCCAATCCGAAGATCAGGCCGAAGCATCTGATGACGTTCGGTCCCTACCCGCGTGATCCCCTGCCGTTTCCGTCGATCACCATCGCCAGCCGCAACGATCCCTTCGGCAGCTACGAGCACGCCGACGATATAGCTGGAAGCTGGGGTTCACTCCTGATCGATGCCGGCGAGTCCGGCCATATCAACGCCGATTCGGGCCATGGTCCCTGGCCGGAAGGCACGATGGTCTTCGCCAAGTTTCTCAGTCACCTCAAGCCATGA
- the purC gene encoding phosphoribosylaminoimidazolesuccinocarboxamide synthase codes for MNRRRRIYEGKAKILYEGPEPGTLIQFFKDDATAFNKKKHEVIDGKGVLNNRICEYIFSHLNKIGIPTHFIRRLNMREQLIKEVEMIPLEIVVRNVAAGSLAKRLGIEEGVVLPRSIIEFYYKSDALEDPMVSEEHITAFGWANPAELDDIMALAIRVNDFMTGLFLGVGIQLVDFKIECGRLFEGDMMRIILADEISPDSCRLWDIETHEKMDKDRFRRDMGGLLEAYSEVARRLGIINENEPVRGTGPVLVK; via the coding sequence ATGAACCGTCGCCGCCGTATTTACGAGGGCAAGGCCAAGATCCTTTACGAAGGGCCTGAGCCGGGCACGCTGATCCAGTTTTTCAAGGATGATGCCACCGCCTTCAATAAGAAAAAACACGAAGTCATTGATGGCAAAGGCGTTCTGAATAATCGTATCTGCGAATACATTTTCAGCCACCTGAATAAGATCGGCATTCCCACGCACTTCATACGCCGTCTGAACATGCGCGAGCAGCTGATCAAGGAAGTGGAGATGATTCCGCTCGAGATCGTCGTGCGCAATGTTGCCGCCGGCTCGCTCGCCAAGCGCCTCGGCATCGAAGAAGGCGTCGTACTGCCGCGCTCGATCATCGAATTCTATTACAAGTCCGACGCGCTCGAAGACCCGATGGTCTCCGAAGAACACATCACAGCCTTTGGCTGGGCCAATCCGGCCGAGCTTGACGACATCATGGCGCTCGCCATTCGCGTCAACGATTTCATGACCGGCCTCTTCCTCGGTGTCGGCATCCAGCTCGTCGATTTCAAGATCGAATGCGGCCGCCTGTTCGAAGGCGACATGATGCGTATCATTCTTGCCGACGAGATTTCGCCAGACTCCTGCCGCCTCTGGGACATCGAAACCCACGAAAAGATGGACAAGGACCGCTTTCGCCGCGACATGGGCGGCCTGCTGGAGGCCTATTCCGAAGTTGCCCGCCGTCTCGGCATCATCAATGAAAACGAACCCGTGCGCGGCACGGGCCCGGTTCTCGTCAAGTAA
- a CDS encoding AAA family ATPase, translated as MPHQHHAPSLPGSIDETIALLGTHDYLAGRALGTVLFLALKMKRPLFLEGEAGVGKTEIAKVLSKALDRPLIRLQCYEGLDVSSAVYEWNYPAQMLEIRLAEASGLTDRDRIEADIFSERYLIRRPVLQALSSAGGRAPVFLIDELDRTDEAFEAFLLEVLSDFQVTVPELGTIRAAEPPIVIITTNRTREVHDALKRRCLYHWVDYPEAAQELEIIRRKVPGCNEALSRQIVAYVQKLRTLDLFKNPGVAETIDWAMALTELDRLALDPETISDTLGTLLKYQDDIARIQGGEGSRVLDEVKSELLATG; from the coding sequence ATGCCTCATCAACATCACGCACCTTCGCTACCGGGCTCGATCGACGAAACGATTGCCTTGCTCGGCACTCACGATTATCTCGCCGGGCGTGCACTCGGAACGGTGTTGTTTCTGGCGCTGAAAATGAAACGGCCGCTCTTTCTCGAGGGCGAGGCAGGCGTCGGCAAGACGGAGATCGCCAAGGTGCTGTCGAAGGCGCTCGACAGGCCGCTGATCCGCCTGCAATGCTACGAAGGTCTCGACGTTTCCTCCGCCGTCTATGAGTGGAACTATCCGGCGCAGATGCTGGAAATTCGCCTTGCGGAAGCGTCAGGATTGACCGACCGCGACCGCATCGAGGCCGATATCTTTTCGGAGCGCTATCTCATCCGGCGGCCCGTGCTGCAGGCGCTGTCGAGCGCGGGAGGCCGTGCGCCGGTATTCCTGATCGACGAACTGGACCGCACCGATGAAGCGTTCGAAGCGTTTCTGCTTGAAGTCCTCTCCGATTTTCAGGTGACCGTCCCCGAACTCGGTACAATCCGCGCTGCGGAACCGCCTATCGTCATCATCACCACCAACCGCACCCGCGAGGTGCACGACGCTCTGAAGCGGCGCTGTCTTTACCATTGGGTCGATTACCCCGAAGCGGCACAGGAGCTTGAGATCATCCGCCGCAAGGTGCCCGGCTGCAACGAGGCGCTGTCGCGCCAGATTGTCGCCTATGTGCAGAAGCTGCGCACGCTCGACCTTTTCAAGAATCCCGGCGTCGCCGAAACCATCGACTGGGCGATGGCGCTCACCGAACTCGACCGGCTGGCGCTCGATCCCGAGACGATTTCCGATACGCTGGGCACTCTGTTGAAATACCAGGACGATATCGCCCGCATCCAAGGTGGCGAGGGCAGCCGCGTGCTGGATGAGGTGAAATCGGAACTGCTGGCGACGGGATGA
- the purB gene encoding adenylosuccinate lyase, whose translation MIPRYSRPEMVAIWSPETKFRIWFEIEAHACDALAELGVIPKSAAETIWEKGGKATFDVARIDEIEAVTKHDVIAFLTHLAEIVGPDARFVHQGMTSSDVLDTCFNIQLVRATDILLADVDKLLEALKRRAFEHKDTITIGRSHGIHAEPTTFGVKLALAYAEFERCKQRLIAAREEVATCAISGAVGTFANIDPRVEEHVAAALGLKPEPVSTQVIPRDRHAMFFATLGVVASSIERLSVEIRHLQRTEVLEAEEYFSPGQKGSSAMPHKRNPVLTENLTGLARMVRSYAMPAMENVALWHERDISHSSVERMIGPDATVTLDFALARLTSVVDKLLVYPENMMKNLNKFRGLVHSQRVLLALTQAGVSREDAYRLVQRNAMKVWEQGKDFLEELLADQEVRAALSEEDIREKFDLGYHTKHVDTIFKRVFG comes from the coding sequence ATGATCCCGCGCTACTCCCGACCGGAAATGGTCGCCATCTGGTCGCCCGAAACCAAGTTCCGTATCTGGTTCGAGATCGAGGCCCATGCTTGCGACGCGCTGGCTGAACTTGGCGTCATTCCGAAATCCGCGGCGGAAACCATCTGGGAAAAGGGCGGCAAGGCAACTTTCGACGTTGCCCGCATCGATGAGATCGAAGCCGTCACCAAACATGACGTCATCGCCTTCCTGACGCATCTTGCCGAAATTGTCGGTCCCGACGCTCGTTTCGTGCACCAAGGCATGACCTCCTCCGACGTGTTAGACACCTGCTTCAACATCCAGCTGGTGCGTGCCACCGATATCCTGCTCGCTGATGTCGACAAGTTGCTGGAAGCGCTGAAGCGCCGCGCATTCGAGCACAAGGATACCATCACCATCGGCCGCTCGCACGGCATCCATGCCGAGCCGACCACTTTCGGCGTCAAGCTGGCGCTCGCCTATGCCGAATTCGAGCGCTGCAAGCAGCGCCTGATCGCCGCGCGCGAGGAAGTCGCTACCTGCGCCATATCCGGCGCCGTCGGCACCTTCGCCAATATCGACCCACGTGTCGAAGAACACGTCGCGGCAGCGCTGGGTCTGAAGCCCGAGCCGGTGTCGACTCAGGTCATTCCGCGCGACCGTCATGCCATGTTCTTCGCCACGCTCGGCGTCGTCGCCTCTTCGATCGAACGTCTCTCCGTCGAAATCCGCCATCTGCAGCGCACCGAAGTGCTGGAGGCCGAGGAATATTTCTCCCCCGGCCAGAAGGGCTCCTCGGCCATGCCGCATAAGCGCAATCCGGTGTTGACCGAAAACCTGACTGGCCTTGCCCGCATGGTCCGCTCCTATGCCATGCCGGCGATGGAGAACGTGGCACTGTGGCATGAGCGCGATATTTCCCACTCGTCTGTCGAGCGCATGATTGGCCCGGATGCGACGGTAACGCTCGATTTCGCACTCGCTCGGCTCACCAGCGTCGTCGACAAGCTCTTGGTGTATCCGGAAAATATGATGAAGAATCTGAACAAGTTCCGCGGACTTGTTCATTCGCAGCGCGTATTGCTGGCACTGACCCAAGCCGGCGTTTCCCGCGAAGACGCCTATCGTCTCGTCCAGCGTAATGCCATGAAGGTTTGGGAACAGGGCAAGGATTTCCTCGAGGAACTGCTCGCCGACCAGGAAGTCCGCGCAGCACTGTCCGAGGAGGATATCCGCGAAAAGTTCGATTTGGGCTATCACACCAAACACGTCGACACGATCTTCAAGCGCGTGTTTGGCTAG
- a CDS encoding vWA domain-containing protein produces the protein MEPAMQDGVTEMRSSPGDGRLADNIVFFARALRKAGLKIGPAAIAAAIEAVEMIGIGSRDEFHAALSSIFVKRHEDLAVFDEAFRLFWRSRDLVQKMIAMMSPVATDNREKEKPRPGETRASDALLGERDDRRPQREALDVEIDARFTASGSELLRRMDFAQMSAAEIAVAKKELARLELPLDRVRTRRFMASHVSAKIDPRATMRVALRTGGTLILPRHREAKEVQPPLVVLADISGSMSQYTRIFLHFLHVLTEKRRRVHTFLFGTRLTNVSRQMRHKDPDEALDECATAVHDWSGGTRIGETLKEFNRLWARRVLGQGAIVLFITDGLEREGVELLKIEMDRLHRSCRRLIWLNPLLRFEGFEPRARGVRAMLPHVDEFRPVHNLLSLADLVSALSAGRAGAYDPRRFLAKL, from the coding sequence ATGGAACCAGCAATGCAAGACGGCGTCACGGAGATGCGGTCATCGCCTGGTGACGGCCGGTTGGCCGACAATATCGTTTTCTTCGCCCGCGCGCTTCGCAAGGCCGGCTTGAAGATCGGGCCGGCAGCCATTGCCGCCGCTATCGAGGCCGTCGAGATGATCGGCATCGGCTCGCGCGACGAGTTTCATGCGGCCCTGTCTTCCATCTTCGTCAAGCGGCATGAGGACCTCGCAGTTTTCGACGAAGCTTTCCGGCTGTTCTGGCGCTCACGCGATCTCGTGCAGAAGATGATCGCGATGATGTCGCCGGTCGCGACCGATAATCGTGAAAAGGAAAAGCCGAGGCCCGGTGAAACTCGCGCCAGCGACGCCCTGCTTGGTGAGCGCGACGACCGCCGGCCGCAGCGCGAGGCCCTGGATGTCGAGATCGACGCCCGCTTTACGGCATCGGGAAGCGAACTGCTGCGCCGCATGGATTTCGCGCAGATGTCGGCCGCGGAGATCGCCGTTGCGAAGAAGGAGTTGGCTAGGCTGGAATTGCCGCTCGACCGGGTCCGCACGCGCCGTTTTATGGCGTCGCACGTGTCCGCCAAGATCGACCCGCGTGCGACGATGCGGGTGGCGCTTCGCACTGGAGGCACACTGATCCTGCCGCGCCATCGCGAGGCCAAGGAGGTGCAGCCGCCTTTGGTCGTGCTCGCCGACATTTCCGGCTCGATGAGCCAATACACCCGCATCTTTCTGCATTTCCTGCATGTGCTGACCGAGAAGCGCAGGCGCGTCCACACATTTCTGTTCGGCACGCGGCTGACCAATGTTAGCAGGCAAATGCGCCACAAGGACCCGGACGAGGCGCTCGACGAATGCGCCACTGCCGTCCACGACTGGTCAGGCGGCACGCGCATCGGCGAAACGCTGAAGGAATTCAACCGGCTCTGGGCGCGCCGCGTTCTCGGGCAGGGCGCGATCGTGCTCTTCATCACCGATGGACTTGAACGGGAGGGGGTAGAACTTCTCAAAATCGAGATGGACAGGCTGCATCGCTCCTGTCGGCGATTGATCTGGCTCAATCCGCTCTTGCGCTTCGAGGGCTTTGAACCACGTGCTCGCGGCGTTCGCGCCATGCTGCCGCATGTTGACGAATTCCGTCCGGTTCACAATCTATTATCTCTAGCCGACCTCGTATCGGCCCTTAGTGCCGGCCGCGCCGGCGCCTATGATCCACGCCGTTTTCTCGCCAAGCTGTGA